Proteins co-encoded in one Paraburkholderia edwinii genomic window:
- a CDS encoding MbcA/ParS/Xre antitoxin family protein produces the protein MNFELEGWDGFVEALAPEWQVNSVTEELLKLVPDEGLAKVIWGCLKSDALRWLYREVPMLDQQRPIDLLSSVEGRQRVKWILLSSPWW, from the coding sequence GTGAATTTTGAACTTGAGGGTTGGGATGGGTTTGTCGAGGCACTTGCCCCAGAGTGGCAGGTTAATAGCGTTACCGAAGAGTTGCTGAAGTTGGTTCCCGATGAAGGCTTAGCCAAGGTGATTTGGGGGTGCTTGAAGTCCGACGCGCTCCGCTGGTTGTACCGCGAAGTCCCAATGCTGGATCAGCAACGCCCGATTGACTTGTTGTCAAGTGTTGAGGGGCGTCAGCGGGTGAAGTGGATATTGCTGTCTTCTCCTTGGTGGTGA
- a CDS encoding YrhB domain-containing protein, with the protein MRLDFNSARELALKFLLEQEAKFGGVPCSIVESRIVENERGWYFPYQSVEFLATGDINASLVGNWPIFVSGDGLYVGPGRPDIKERGG; encoded by the coding sequence ATGAGATTGGACTTTAATTCCGCCAGAGAGCTGGCACTCAAATTTCTGTTAGAGCAGGAAGCAAAGTTTGGAGGCGTACCCTGCTCTATAGTTGAATCTCGAATAGTCGAGAACGAGCGAGGCTGGTATTTCCCTTATCAATCGGTGGAATTTTTAGCTACGGGAGATATCAACGCGTCTCTAGTGGGAAACTGGCCCATCTTTGTTAGTGGAGATGGCTTGTATGTTGGACCGGGCAGACCGGATATAAAGGAGCGCGGCGGTTGA
- a CDS encoding hemagglutinin repeat-containing protein, with amino-acid sequence MRQRQRDAGRKAGCDGAGRGAEVAGNTVDANIGRDLNIQSVQDTNAYNSQQASAGFQASICVPPFCYGQTVSGSANTSDQTIKYNFQSVNQQSGISAGSGGFSPIFSLGCCHEIGL; translated from the coding sequence GTGCGGCAACGGCAACGTGACGCTGGACGCAAAGCAGGATGTGACGGTGCAGGGCGCGGTGCGGAAGTAGCGGGCAATACGGTTGACGCCAACATCGGCCGCGACCTGAACATCCAGAGTGTGCAGGATACGAATGCGTATAACAGCCAGCAGGCGAGCGCCGGGTTCCAGGCGAGTATCTGCGTGCCGCCGTTCTGCTATGGACAAACGGTGAGCGGCAGCGCGAATACGAGCGATCAGACGATCAAGTACAATTTCCAGTCGGTGAACCAGCAAAGCGGCATCAGCGCGGGTAGCGGCGGATTTTCTCCAATTTTCAGTTTGGGGTGTTGCCATGAGATTGGACTTTAA